The Methanosphaera sp. BMS genome contains a region encoding:
- a CDS encoding AAA family ATPase — MSIFDEVMSSDFTVFKNKEIFNLDYIPEIIQCRDAQLKSVLINIKPLLDNNKAINSILIGNTSTGKTTVVKHAIREIEEHTNLKTCYINCNIQDTLRKCYFQIYRVLFDREARRGLSTELIQEEVMKKLEEQSCILAIDDINYLSKNDANNLINELFRSNEFYHLNIALIITINDETFKYSLEKNAQSILLGHEIRFNDYTKDEIYSILKYRCNAGLKDRVINDEQLERISNYSHKIASLRRGLILIQVLGQTIESESRCKIEDEDIDKYVPY; from the coding sequence ATGAGCATATTTGATGAAGTAATGAGTTCCGATTTCACGGTATTCAAAAACAAGGAAATCTTTAATCTTGATTACATACCCGAAATCATCCAATGTAGGGACGCACAACTAAAAAGTGTTCTGATAAACATAAAACCATTACTGGATAACAACAAAGCAATAAATTCCATATTAATCGGAAATACAAGTACAGGAAAAACAACAGTCGTAAAACATGCAATAAGGGAAATTGAAGAACACACCAACTTAAAGACATGTTATATAAACTGCAACATACAGGATACTCTGCGCAAATGCTACTTTCAGATATACCGAGTATTGTTTGATAGGGAAGCAAGACGTGGACTCAGCACTGAACTTATACAGGAAGAAGTAATGAAAAAGCTCGAGGAACAATCATGCATACTTGCAATAGATGACATAAACTATCTAAGCAAAAACGATGCAAATAATCTTATCAATGAACTATTCCGGTCCAATGAATTCTACCACTTAAACATAGCATTAATAATAACAATAAATGATGAAACATTCAAATATTCACTGGAAAAAAATGCACAAAGTATACTCTTGGGTCATGAAATACGATTCAACGATTATACGAAGGATGAAATCTACTCAATATTAAAGTACCGATGCAATGCTGGCCTAAAGGACCGTGTTATAAATGATGAACAGTTGGAACGAATCAGCAACTATTCCCATAAGATAGCTAGTCTGAGAAGAGGACTAATATTAATACAAGTTCTAGGACAGACTATAGAATCAGAAAGCAGGTGTAAAATAGAGGATGAGGATATTGACAAATATGTTCCATATTAA
- a CDS encoding NAD(P)/FAD-dependent oxidoreductase translates to MTQIEVDVLVIGAGPAGSMAARESSKNGAETLIIDKKAEIGTPKRCAEGIMSGVLERMDIHVDKRCIARDIDGARIVSPDNTSAWFTSETLETPATGIVLERKVFDKHLTMDAIREGAKVMLRCEATSMKKVDDGFIVDVKSQLDEVDRIKAKIVIAADGPEGRVASWGGLDTKVSLAEMESGAQYEMTNLKMENSRVIQFYFGNIAPGGYAWIFPKGHDIANVGIDISNVKTDKTALECLDEFVASCDETKNAQAVELNVGGNPYCGVFDKIISDNLLLVGDAAGCVSPITGGGIDTALESGMIAGRVAARCVKENDCSQSNLSEYSDYIEEHIAKKFRKYISIRDFLYNLEDDDLNEYITALANADISTLSTKSLIKALLKVSPRKLLKLRKLL, encoded by the coding sequence ATGACACAAATAGAAGTTGATGTATTGGTTATAGGAGCAGGTCCTGCCGGTTCTATGGCTGCAAGAGAATCCAGCAAAAATGGTGCTGAAACATTAATTATTGATAAGAAAGCAGAGATAGGTACACCTAAGCGTTGTGCTGAGGGCATTATGAGTGGTGTTCTTGAAAGGATGGACATTCACGTCGATAAAAGATGCATTGCAAGGGATATTGATGGAGCACGTATCGTCTCTCCAGACAACACCAGTGCATGGTTTACCTCGGAAACCTTGGAAACACCCGCCACCGGTATCGTGCTTGAACGTAAGGTATTTGACAAACATCTTACCATGGATGCAATAAGGGAAGGTGCGAAGGTCATGCTTAGATGTGAAGCGACATCCATGAAAAAGGTTGATGATGGATTTATTGTAGATGTTAAAAGTCAACTGGATGAGGTTGACAGAATCAAAGCAAAAATTGTCATTGCGGCCGACGGACCGGAGGGCCGTGTAGCCAGTTGGGGCGGACTTGACACCAAAGTATCCTTGGCTGAGATGGAATCAGGTGCCCAGTATGAGATGACAAACTTAAAAATGGAAAACAGTAGGGTTATTCAGTTTTACTTTGGCAACATAGCCCCCGGAGGTTATGCATGGATTTTCCCAAAGGGCCATGACATAGCAAATGTGGGAATTGACATATCCAACGTTAAGACCGACAAGACCGCACTTGAATGCTTGGATGAATTTGTAGCAAGCTGTGATGAAACCAAAAATGCCCAGGCCGTGGAATTGAATGTAGGAGGAAATCCATACTGTGGCGTATTTGACAAGATAATCTCAGATAACCTGTTGCTTGTCGGAGATGCAGCCGGATGTGTAAGTCCAATTACCGGAGGAGGTATTGACACGGCACTTGAAAGTGGTATGATTGCAGGACGTGTTGCTGCCAGATGCGTTAAGGAGAATGATTGCAGCCAATCCAATCTGAGCGAATACTCTGATTATATCGAAGAGCATATAGCCAAGAAGTTTAGAAAGTACATTAGCATAAGGGACTTCCTATATAACTTGGAAGATGATGATTTAAACGAGTACATTACGGCACTTGCCAATGCGGATATAAGTACATTATCCACCAAGTCATTGATTAAGGCTCTGCTTAAGGTTTCCCCTAGAAAATTATTAAAGTTAAGAAAACTACTCTAA
- a CDS encoding M48 family metallopeptidase: MSEINIKDKLVEYTYVYRDVKYLRYELNANKLHLIIPTSCTGSIRGYILEKEDWIYRNLVEYEYPLSKLYDDDYDGGIYKIRDKTLKFAVEYKKVKYIHYELYEDRLRLVLPKSYKDTVNNALKMKEKWLYKQLVKNEEYMAKLDDECRDISLLNRTENQLRTLCAGYIEKYSRQLDVRVNRLQYRDMTTKWGSCSIRSNITLSKLLAYLPDYLVAYVVYHELAHLIVLDHNDAFFEIIKKEFSNYKELDEQLERYNYLIGKL, translated from the coding sequence ATGTCAGAAATAAATATTAAAGATAAACTGGTTGAATACACCTACGTGTATAGGGATGTAAAATACTTGAGATATGAATTAAATGCAAACAAGTTACACCTAATCATACCTACATCATGTACTGGAAGCATAAGGGGATATATTCTTGAAAAAGAGGATTGGATTTACAGGAATCTGGTTGAATATGAGTATCCTTTAAGTAAATTGTATGATGATGATTATGATGGGGGAATATATAAAATAAGGGATAAAACACTAAAGTTTGCAGTTGAATATAAAAAAGTCAAGTATATTCATTATGAATTATATGAGGATAGATTACGGCTTGTCTTACCAAAAAGTTATAAGGATACTGTTAACAATGCACTTAAAATGAAAGAAAAATGGTTATATAAACAGTTGGTAAAAAATGAGGAATATATGGCTAAACTGGATGATGAATGCAGGGATATTTCTTTATTAAACAGGACTGAAAACCAGTTAAGAACATTATGTGCCGGATATATAGAAAAGTATTCAAGGCAGTTGGATGTACGGGTAAATCGTCTACAGTATAGGGACATGACCACTAAGTGGGGAAGTTGCAGTATCAGATCCAACATAACCCTGTCGAAGTTACTTGCATATCTTCCTGATTATTTGGTGGCATATGTCGTTTATCATGAATTGGCTCATCTGATTGTACTGGATCATAACGATGCCTTCTTTGAGATAATCAAAAAGGAATTTTCAAATTATAAAGAGCTTGACGAACAGTTGGAACGCTATAATTATCTCATAGGCAAACTATGA
- a CDS encoding helix-turn-helix domain-containing protein: MPLYLKFLTKRNILITMTLEPERLEYFERKYERNPVEEVSKYLSNKWTLHILRDLFLGKKHFNEFKENRKTLDNKSLARCLKNMENNGLITKEKDEEDSNNTEYYLTQKGRSMNKIFYELILFAIKNDEENEYYSEKHKKELKEMYKEILNI; encoded by the coding sequence ATGCCACTTTATTTAAAGTTTTTAACAAAAAGAAACATATTAATAACTATGACTTTAGAACCAGAACGACTTGAATATTTTGAAAGAAAATATGAAAGAAACCCTGTAGAAGAAGTAAGTAAATATTTATCAAATAAGTGGACATTACACATATTAAGGGATCTTTTCTTAGGAAAGAAACATTTCAATGAGTTCAAAGAGAATAGGAAAACATTAGATAATAAATCATTAGCAAGGTGTCTTAAAAACATGGAAAACAATGGTCTAATAACTAAAGAAAAAGATGAAGAAGATTCAAATAATACTGAGTACTACTTAACACAAAAAGGAAGATCAATGAATAAAATATTCTATGAATTAATACTCTTTGCAATAAAAAATGATGAAGAAAACGAATATTACTCCGAAAAACATAAAAAAGAACTTAAAGAAATGTATAAAGAAATATTGAATATATAA
- a CDS encoding ATP-binding protein: MIKRELYLKQIRSLFDTDFVKVIIGMHRCGKTSFLKSIIEELEENNVNKENIIYISFESIKYKNIFTSEQLDEIILDLTKNLDGKIYLLFDEIQQVQGWEKSINAYRVDFDSDIYITGSNSKLLSSELATLLSGRYIKINLYPFSFKEILQYKKEYFNMELTHEIKKNLFKEYIQYGGMPGLQSITDENNKINALRDIYDSIIIHDVLSRYTIKDVDLFKRFTHYLMNSTGQTFSKTSITNYLKNENRKTTRNTILNFTNYLEDALFCKRVRRQDILGKKILKVEEKYYLTDIGFHHALIDNNNKWIPRILENIVFNELIRRDYDVKIGKLNKKEIDFLCQKHDKKVYIQVSYLLDSEETIEREFTPLLKVPDNYDKYVLSMDEFDMSHDGIKHVNIIDFLLSDEI; encoded by the coding sequence ATGATTAAAAGAGAGTTATACTTAAAACAAATTAGGTCTTTATTTGATACGGATTTTGTAAAGGTTATAATTGGTATGCACAGATGTGGTAAAACATCATTTTTAAAAAGTATAATAGAAGAATTAGAAGAAAATAATGTAAACAAAGAAAATATAATATATATTTCATTTGAATCAATTAAATATAAAAATATATTTACTTCAGAACAATTAGATGAAATTATTCTTGACTTAACAAAAAATCTTGATGGAAAAATTTATCTTCTTTTTGATGAAATACAACAAGTTCAGGGTTGGGAGAAATCTATTAACGCATATAGAGTAGATTTTGATTCAGATATTTACATTACCGGTTCTAATTCAAAGTTATTATCCTCTGAATTAGCAACATTACTCTCTGGTAGGTACATTAAAATTAATTTATATCCGTTTTCGTTTAAAGAAATATTACAGTACAAAAAAGAATACTTTAATATGGAATTAACTCATGAAATTAAAAAAAATCTATTTAAAGAATATATTCAATATGGTGGAATGCCCGGTTTACAAAGTATAACTGATGAAAACAATAAAATAAATGCATTAAGAGATATTTATGATTCAATAATTATTCATGATGTATTATCAAGGTATACTATTAAAGATGTAGATTTATTTAAACGTTTTACACATTACTTAATGAATTCAACAGGCCAAACATTTTCTAAAACAAGTATAACCAATTATCTAAAAAATGAGAATAGAAAAACAACCAGAAATACGATATTAAATTTTACAAATTATTTAGAAGATGCATTATTTTGTAAGAGGGTTAGACGACAGGATATTCTTGGAAAAAAAATATTAAAAGTCGAAGAAAAATATTATCTTACAGATATTGGATTTCATCATGCATTAATTGATAACAATAATAAATGGATTCCTAGAATCTTAGAAAATATAGTTTTTAATGAGTTAATTCGACGAGATTATGATGTTAAAATAGGTAAGTTAAATAAAAAAGAAATAGATTTTTTATGCCAAAAACATGATAAAAAAGTTTACATACAAGTTAGTTATCTGTTAGACTCTGAAGAAACAATTGAACGAGAATTCACACCATTACTTAAAGTTCCAGATAATTATGATAAATATGTTTTAAGTATGGATGAATTTGACATGTCCCATGATGGGATCAAACATGTGAATATTATTGATTTCTTGTTAAGTGATGAAATATAG
- a CDS encoding GNAT family N-acetyltransferase: MKIRFATTDDIKKMHQIYSYYIINTAVLFTDIIPNLKEFDDYINKIKEDYPVLVAEIDNKLVGYTYAKRIYNSKAYDYTVESSIYLDVNHVNKGIGSVLYSKLEEILIIQNVISINAYISINKKDDEFLDNKSKNFHKKQGFEEVSYLENWGYKFNKWYDCIWTRKYINPVCKPPKKFKSIKEVEVLIIF, encoded by the coding sequence ATGAAAATACGTTTTGCAACAACTGATGATATTAAAAAGATGCATCAAATATATTCTTATTATATTATTAATACAGCCGTATTGTTTACAGATATTATTCCTAATCTAAAAGAATTTGATGATTATATAAATAAGATTAAGGAGGATTATCCTGTTTTAGTTGCTGAAATTGATAATAAATTAGTTGGTTATACATATGCAAAAAGAATTTATAATTCTAAAGCATATGATTATACTGTTGAATCGAGCATATATTTAGATGTAAATCATGTGAATAAAGGTATTGGTAGTGTTTTATATTCTAAATTAGAAGAGATTCTAATAATACAAAATGTAATATCCATTAATGCTTATATTAGTATTAATAAAAAAGATGATGAATTTTTAGATAATAAATCTAAAAATTTCCATAAAAAACAAGGTTTTGAAGAGGTTTCATACCTTGAAAATTGGGGTTACAAATTCAATAAATGGTATGATTGTATTTGGACTAGGAAATATATTAATCCTGTTTGCAAACCACCTAAAAAATTTAAAAGCATAAAAGAAGTTGAAGTTTTAATAATTTTTTAA
- a CDS encoding transposase: MVMKNMDKKQAKLIIRTNDYNVPSDHISRFVVDFIEDAYEKLDIKVNENNKGRPSYNLCSMIKLLVWAKLEHMDSAKIIEEMAKYHDIFKFVCDGITPSERTIQRYRDEYGEYYELFLQMTLKKASEEKYTEFNHVAIDGTVKKACNSNHNTISKKETQLLLQYYKEVQIDENKLENLHKPAKKLYENPNLSNEEKLEILYDIETEFTLTGQDKIPMNDKQARKMKGKKGNFLIAYNIQSAVDYETKLICAINVTQSPTDHYQLPAIADKAIKNIEKIPEHMSADTIYLNPTSLSYFKNKNIDGLIPTRKQSKEIIGKLNKNPFHKDHFEYIGEKDVFKCPSGQYLTFYNQYTIPDKDPEKPAKIKRLYNNYTACKNCKYQKDCISQKQTHRTITENGNRLQIEMYFKMEKEEYQEEYSKRPCVEGPFGTFKEFYHIEQEVVIGKTKTEERIYLDALAYNIKRLYNLKYNKNNQKEDIMNFCENISVTHQLALDVNIF, from the coding sequence ATGGTTATGAAAAATATGGATAAGAAACAAGCTAAACTAATTATTAGAACTAATGATTACAATGTTCCAAGTGATCATATTTCTCGTTTTGTTGTTGATTTTATCGAAGATGCTTATGAAAAATTAGACATTAAAGTAAATGAAAATAATAAAGGTAGACCTTCTTATAACCTTTGTTCAATGATTAAATTACTTGTTTGGGCTAAATTAGAACATATGGATAGTGCGAAAATTATTGAAGAGATGGCAAAATACCATGATATATTTAAGTTTGTTTGTGATGGAATTACTCCTTCAGAACGAACAATACAAAGATATCGGGATGAATACGGAGAATATTATGAGTTATTTCTACAAATGACACTGAAAAAAGCATCAGAAGAAAAATATACAGAATTTAATCACGTTGCTATCGATGGAACCGTGAAAAAAGCATGTAATTCCAACCACAATACAATCTCAAAAAAAGAAACCCAACTATTACTTCAATACTACAAAGAAGTTCAAATTGATGAAAATAAACTGGAAAACCTTCATAAACCTGCTAAAAAATTATATGAAAATCCAAATTTAAGTAACGAAGAAAAATTAGAAATATTATACGACATAGAAACAGAATTCACACTCACCGGACAAGATAAAATACCAATGAACGATAAACAAGCACGTAAAATGAAAGGAAAAAAAGGAAACTTCTTAATAGCTTATAATATACAATCAGCAGTTGATTATGAAACAAAATTAATTTGTGCAATAAATGTCACACAAAGTCCAACAGACCATTACCAACTACCAGCAATAGCAGATAAAGCAATAAAAAATATAGAAAAAATACCAGAACATATGAGCGCAGATACAATCTATTTAAATCCCACAAGCTTATCTTACTTTAAAAATAAGAATATTGATGGATTAATACCAACAAGAAAACAATCCAAAGAAATAATAGGAAAATTAAACAAAAATCCATTTCATAAAGATCATTTCGAATATATCGGAGAAAAAGATGTATTTAAATGTCCATCAGGACAATATTTAACATTTTACAATCAATACACAATACCAGACAAAGACCCAGAAAAACCAGCAAAAATAAAACGATTATACAACAATTACACAGCATGCAAAAACTGCAAATATCAAAAAGACTGCATATCACAAAAACAAACACACAGAACCATCACAGAAAACGGTAACAGATTACAAATAGAAATGTACTTTAAAATGGAAAAAGAAGAATATCAAGAAGAATATAGTAAAAGACCATGTGTTGAAGGACCATTCGGAACATTCAAAGAATTTTATCATATAGAACAAGAAGTTGTAATAGGAAAAACAAAAACAGAAGAAAGAATCTACTTAGATGCATTAGCATATAACATAAAAAGATTATACAACTTAAAATACAATAAAAACAATCAAAAAGAAGATATAATGAATTTTTGCGAAAATATATCCGTTACACACCAATTAGCACTTGATGTAAATATATTTTAA
- a CDS encoding transposase, producing the protein MGVKVVDLKQSKWYYGCLDDEIPSDDIVFLVTYFVLSNKDKIYEVVDIKEKGRPVNPPEYLVSLLIYGALRHIDGTDELAEMARFHQKFRYACGDLQPSGRVLRKFMQDYGNLFKQMLALTLNLAYNLGLTDFDFVCVDGTIIKAINSPFNVIYYEDALVLIKNLKSDSPSS; encoded by the coding sequence ATGGGAGTAAAAGTTGTGGATTTGAAACAGAGCAAATGGTATTATGGTTGTTTAGATGATGAGATTCCAAGTGATGATATCGTGTTTTTGGTAACATATTTTGTGTTATCCAATAAAGATAAGATATATGAAGTTGTGGATATTAAAGAGAAGGGTAGGCCTGTTAATCCTCCAGAATATCTTGTATCTCTTTTAATTTACGGGGCATTACGTCATATTGATGGAACTGATGAATTAGCTGAAATGGCTAGGTTTCATCAGAAATTCAGATATGCATGTGGTGATTTACAACCTTCTGGAAGAGTTTTACGTAAATTTATGCAGGATTATGGTAATTTATTTAAGCAAATGTTAGCTCTTACATTAAATTTAGCATATAATTTAGGATTAACTGATTTTGATTTTGTTTGTGTCGATGGAACCATAATTAAAGCAATTAACTCCCCATTTAATGTAATTTACTATGAAGATGCGTTAGTTTTGATAAAAAACTTGAAATCTGATTCACCATCAAGTTAA
- a CDS encoding transposase, with protein sequence MIEIMDNNGKNKIRAFDIDSRSMQTKKGHKEPSYNMQLVTDTQSKLICAVHISQHPTDHHELPPTMNKAVENLPTKPHKVSVDTIYKQ encoded by the coding sequence ATGATTGAAATTATGGACAATAATGGAAAAAATAAGATTCGTGCATTTGATATTGATTCACGAAGTATGCAGACTAAAAAAGGTCATAAAGAGCCATCATATAACATGCAATTAGTAACAGACACACAATCAAAGTTAATTTGTGCTGTACACATATCACAACATCCCACAGATCATCATGAATTACCACCAACAATGAATAAAGCAGTAGAGAATTTACCGACAAAACCCCACAAAGTAAGTGTAGATACAATCTATAAACAATAA
- a CDS encoding transposase yields the protein MPDNLFHKDNFTYNFEKDTFQCPSGETLNHKSTTYEESKDDKNTKIRVKSYYNYNACKNCKYQDPCTSPSQSHRVIQERGSDLSLEMKNKMNTKEYQEEYKKRGSTAESPNGTLKDQYHINQIISRGQEDKENKITLRAVAYNLRVIFNKILEADDTINFKNLVKYHIDDYMLEIIQEFDDIKFKLTELKKSKSITKE from the coding sequence ATACCAGACAATCTATTCCATAAAGACAATTTCACATACAATTTTGAAAAAGACACATTTCAATGTCCATCAGGAGAAACATTAAATCATAAATCCACCACATATGAAGAATCTAAAGATGATAAAAACACAAAAATACGAGTAAAATCATATTATAACTATAATGCATGTAAAAACTGTAAATATCAAGACCCATGCACTTCACCTTCCCAATCACACCGAGTTATACAAGAACGAGGTTCAGACCTAAGTTTGGAAATGAAAAACAAAATGAACACCAAAGAATACCAAGAAGAATACAAAAAAAGAGGATCTACTGCAGAATCACCTAACGGAACACTCAAAGATCAATACCACATTAACCAAATAATAAGCAGAGGACAAGAAGACAAAGAAAACAAAATAACACTAAGAGCCGTAGCATACAACTTAAGAGTAATATTCAACAAAATATTAGAAGCAGATGACACAATAAACTTCAAAAACTTAGTAAAATACCATATAGATGACTACATGTTAGAAATAATACAAGAATTTGATGACATCAAATTCAAACTAACAGAACTAAAAAAATCAAAAAGTATTACAAAAGAGTGA
- the frhB gene encoding coenzyme F420 hydrogenase subunit beta: MIQDSVLGPYQEIITAKASDKKITSKSQDGGIVSALLIYALEENIIDGTIVAVESNEALKVEPKVATTKKDILKAAGTKYTMCPNLSLIKEATRSYGLEKIAAVGTPCQVMGLRKMQAYPMGIRNVSDKIALSIGIYCMENFPYESLRTFVCDKARTTPQKVTKMNITKGKLFIKHSDSKDAYPIPLKETHGYEQTGCNYCMDYVAELSDFSCGSVGAKPGWSTIIKRTEKGSTLIDDAIKEGVLEVTETNEGKFGLEMLRKLATNKKKKNQKRIDKKVDMGLNMPFSHSSKKEDVLENR; the protein is encoded by the coding sequence ATGATACAAGATTCTGTACTGGGACCATACCAGGAGATAATAACTGCAAAGGCATCGGATAAAAAGATTACATCCAAATCACAGGATGGTGGAATCGTATCTGCATTACTTATCTATGCCTTGGAGGAAAACATTATTGATGGAACCATAGTAGCGGTTGAATCAAATGAGGCGTTAAAGGTAGAGCCTAAAGTAGCAACTACCAAAAAGGATATTCTTAAGGCTGCAGGAACAAAATACACAATGTGTCCTAACCTGTCGCTTATAAAGGAAGCAACCAGATCATATGGACTTGAAAAGATAGCTGCTGTGGGTACACCATGCCAGGTAATGGGTCTTCGTAAGATGCAGGCATACCCTATGGGAATCAGAAATGTGAGTGATAAAATAGCATTGTCAATTGGAATATACTGTATGGAAAACTTCCCCTATGAATCTCTGCGAACATTTGTGTGTGACAAAGCCAGAACCACACCACAGAAGGTAACCAAGATGAACATTACAAAGGGAAAACTCTTCATCAAACACTCCGATAGCAAAGATGCATATCCAATTCCACTAAAAGAAACACACGGATATGAACAAACAGGATGTAACTATTGCATGGATTACGTTGCAGAGTTATCCGACTTTTCATGCGGATCGGTTGGAGCTAAACCAGGATGGTCCACAATCATAAAAAGAACCGAGAAAGGTTCCACACTGATTGATGATGCCATAAAAGAAGGTGTTCTTGAAGTAACTGAAACAAACGAGGGTAAATTTGGATTGGAAATGCTTAGAAAACTGGCTACGAACAAGAAAAAGAAAAATCAAAAACGAATAGATAAAAAAGTGGACATGGGTCTTAACATGCCATTTAGCCATTCAAGCAAAAAAGAAGACGTATTAGAAAACAGATAA
- the frhG gene encoding coenzyme F420 hydrogenase subunit gamma — MVKGDEKSPNKSRSSLSNGKKLKIGYIHLSGCTGDLMSLSENYDDFVDILHAVDIVYGQTLVDNWQMPEMDIVLIEGSVCLEDEHSIKELKEAREKSKLLVALGSCAATGGFTVYAKGGQQAQPQHSSFLALQHLVKVDMAIPGCPPSPEIIKKILLAAVNNDMDYLAPFMDFAKNEEACGCDLQKKIINQSICIGCGACAAACPTRAMTMKEGRPSFNCDRCVKCGLCYYQCTRSWWPIDEIKKELGLWEE; from the coding sequence ATGGTAAAAGGTGATGAGAAATCACCAAATAAAAGTAGAAGCAGCCTATCCAATGGTAAAAAGTTAAAAATTGGTTATATTCATCTGTCCGGATGTACAGGAGATTTGATGTCACTTAGTGAAAACTATGATGACTTTGTAGACATTCTTCATGCAGTTGACATAGTATATGGGCAAACTTTGGTGGATAACTGGCAGATGCCCGAGATGGACATAGTACTTATAGAAGGGTCAGTATGTTTGGAAGATGAACATTCAATAAAGGAACTGAAAGAGGCAAGAGAAAAATCAAAACTGTTAGTGGCACTTGGTTCATGTGCAGCTACCGGCGGATTTACCGTCTATGCCAAAGGAGGACAGCAGGCACAACCCCAACACTCATCATTCTTGGCACTCCAACATTTGGTAAAGGTGGATATGGCCATTCCAGGATGTCCACCATCACCGGAGATAATTAAGAAGATACTGCTTGCCGCCGTCAACAACGACATGGACTACCTGGCACCATTCATGGACTTTGCAAAGAATGAGGAAGCATGCGGATGTGACTTGCAAAAGAAAATCATCAACCAGTCAATATGTATAGGATGTGGAGCATGTGCAGCTGCCTGTCCTACAAGGGCGATGACCATGAAAGAGGGAAGACCAAGCTTTAACTGTGACAGATGTGTAAAGTGTGGACTATGCTACTATCAATGTACACGTAGCTGGTGGCCGATAGATGAAATCAAAAAAGAATTAGGACTATGGGAGGAATAA
- the frhD gene encoding coenzyme F420-reducing hydrogenase, FrhD protein, with the protein MSYNHENLIVGCGNILYGDDGFGVEVIKYMKENNIEFPGDTVLIDGGTSAPHYIFTLPEPKWKNIIIIDIAELNKKAGCIEVLELDEVAEDYRYMDVHGISVTYPLHKLKDKLNIKIIACQKESIPSQMEIGLTDSVEKSIPLAVSKTREVLLELLDLSHETK; encoded by the coding sequence ATGTCATACAATCATGAAAATCTAATAGTGGGATGTGGAAATATCCTATATGGTGATGACGGCTTTGGAGTGGAAGTAATAAAGTACATGAAGGAAAACAACATAGAATTTCCCGGTGATACCGTGCTGATTGATGGTGGAACAAGTGCTCCCCATTATATATTCACACTACCAGAACCCAAATGGAAAAACATAATCATAATAGACATAGCAGAACTGAATAAGAAAGCCGGATGCATCGAAGTACTTGAGCTTGATGAGGTTGCCGAGGATTACCGTTACATGGATGTTCATGGAATATCCGTAACATACCCCCTACACAAGCTAAAGGACAAATTAAACATCAAAATCATAGCATGCCAAAAAGAAAGCATTCCCAGCCAAATGGAGATTGGTTTGACAGACAGCGTTGAAAAAAGCATACCACTGGCAGTATCCAAGACAAGAGAAGTACTTCTTGAGTTATTAGATTTAAGTCATGAAACAAAGTAG